A window of Daucus carota subsp. sativus chromosome 2, DH1 v3.0, whole genome shotgun sequence genomic DNA:
GCACACATGTTTTACGGATACTCTATCTTGATTAGCTAGGACAACAGATAAGGGTTCATGCATCAATTGAGTTTCAaaattcaacttatcaacaaaagactTCGAAATAAATGACCTTGTAGCTCCCGAGTCAATCAATACTTTAGCACTAGCAGCGttcacagaaagcgtacctgaaaCTACATCAGAACTTTGAATTGCATCCTTTACATTCATGTTGAAATTCCTTGCTTGTGCCGGATAAGTCAAAGCTGTATGAGATGAGGATGATGCCATTTGAGGTTGATTGAAAGACATTAGAAATGATGGTGTTGGCATAGGAGTTGCTTGATTCATCGGATATGGCATAGCAGTCATTTGTAGCAATTGATTGTTAACCGCTCCTTTGCATTCTCTCGACACATGTCCCACTTTACCACACTTGTAGCACGTGATGTTGGCCTTCTGATTCTTACATTCATGAGCATAATGGCCTTTTGCGTGACACTTGTAACAAACTACATTCGCCTTGTTGCAAATCCCCGTATGCTTCTTATTACAAACTTTACACTCCGGAATTGATCCCTGCGGGGGTTTCTGTCCACTCGATTGAGATCTGTTTTCTTGTGACTTGTTCCCAAATTCTCTCTTCTTGAAGTTTCCGGGTCCACTTTGAGGTTTAAACCTCTGATTAACTTTCTGATTCTGGCCCTTGTAACTTGAGCCTTCTTCTCTtgattcaaatcttctctttttttcCCCTTCTCCTTCTAATTCTGCTCACTTTcaccttcaattaccattgatTTTTGAAGTACTTCAGCGTAAGTAGTCAATTCAAAAGCTGCCACCCGACTTCTCAACCACGGCTTTAGTCCTTGTTGAAACCTCTTCGCTCTCTTCTCTTCAGAATCAACATACTCTCCCATAAATCTAGATAATTCCGTAAACTTCTTCTCATACTCCCCAACCGTCATATtgtcttgcttcaattcaaagaacttcatctCCATTTGTGTTTGCATATAGCAAGGAAAGTACTTATCCAAAAATATTCTCTTAAACCTATCCCAAGTAATAATCCCCTCGGGTTCTAAAGCTTTTGCTGTTTCCCACCAATAGTTCGATTCTCCCTTAAGAAAATAAGTAGCATACTCCACCTTCTGATTATCTCCAACATTTGTTAAGGCAAAAGCCTTCTCTATCTCCTTTAATCAAGCATGAGCTTCAACCGGATCTTGGGTTCCCTTGAATTCTGGGGGTTTTACAGATTGGAAGGTTTTGAAAGTGGTGACATTTTCTGGAGGTGGTTGTGGTGGTTGCATTTGTTGAAGAAGTGGTTGTTGTTGGGCAATAGTGGCTGTTTGTTGGCGTACCAATTCTAGAAGTTGTGCTATATCAGGGTTCTGGTTCGCGTTTCGGTTTCCTTCTTCTTCATTCTCTCGGTTATTAGTGGGTCTTCCTCGAGCTCTTTTAGGTGCCATATTCTGAAATAagagttataaaattttaaatgatacaAGGTTACGGTATTATTCGCAATTATCATGGTATGCAGTTCAATATAATCAATAGAAATGATGCATGgttataaacaaatttaaagagcaatatAGGAATCAAGGAAAGTGCATTACTGAATTAAAACATGGTTTGAAACGAAAGGTACGAATGTCAAAGTACGAAATACGAGTACAGATCTGAATCAAAATAGTACGAAAGTCTAGAAACGGAAATAAACAACATAGTGATAAAAGGAACAGCCTAAGCAACTAAAGGTCACGTCCTCTAGTCCTCGTCCGCCTCCTCGGTCTCCTCCTCACGGGTCCTAGGGATGTCAGGGGTCGTGTCCTCACGCAGCATCTTGACCATGCTCCTAAGTTCATCCGCTATCATCTGCACAGTAAGCTGGCTGGACCGGTTACGGTGTACCGGCATCTTCTCCAACCTGGATGTGGCCACCTGGATCAATGACTCAAGCCTAGAGATGGTCTTCTCCTTAGGTCCGTCACCCATGATATAATCACTCGAATAGACCTCCTCGATGCGCTCCATAAGCCTGTCATACTTCCCTTGGATAGTGTCGAGCTCCAACCTCAAGTCAGTGTAGACAGAAAAGGGGATTGGTTCAGGTGGCGGGACCGAAGATGAGTGCTCACGTTgctgtcaataatatatatatatatatatatatatacaaaagggTTAGATACGATTACATCGAACGACGCATAATAATACtcccgatatatatatatataatatataatatacttatacaCCCTATGATCCTAATTGGGCTGTCCAGGGACTctaaacctggctctgataccaaaaatgtcacaccccaaaccaacacacacacacaaattgatataatatgaacaagtggtagataaataataaattcggaAATTAAGATTACATAATATCAATCCCCAAAAGATAATACTAAGTTAATTACAAGTCCCAAAAGAGTGAAATACATGTCCCAaaagatcttataagttcagagtgtggatcagcccatctaactagtacaaaatataatagcgaaagccgcttatatcatatataactaCCTTCGCCCTCAAACAGTTCTCAGCGTAGTCAGTGGTCGACTTACGTGCAGTTTGCTTCGTGCGTACCATATttgctagctgtaaaaggggttaaatacgagaacatgagcaaagacgctcagcaagtactaacagtcctaaacacatggcattataataatatcaaaggtaTCCGAAACAGATTcaagaataaatgataaagcaATCATTAAGGTTCATGATAATATAATGAATAGGCATGGAAAAACACATAGATAATCATGGTATGTAAATCATGGCATCatggcaatatggcaacatgttataatcatatcatcatcaaaattcattttaggacgctacggattacagccggtgatcagccgcgaagtaatcccgaaccgcgctgggttctcaaatataatgggatccctaggctatatgtgagcctaatacaatgtgaaaaggacttgcgtctagtccaagtcactaaaaaaaacattttattattcattgatttataacatggatgccggaaaaGGTTTAATctcattttattgaaataagGCAAAGGGATTCAAATTCACTAATGATGTGTCAAGcgcatattggacttaaggggGGCAAGTTCCATagtcaaaagaaagtcaattctatcaagtgttattcggtatttatgaaagtatacgtGTCATGGTGTTAATGGAAGTTTTTAATAGGGAATCTAACATTTTGGGTACAAATGTAAGGGTATATTGGAAAAGAAGGTACTACTATGATCGGAATTTTTATCAAGGTATTTGCGAATATATTAGGCATGGTGATTATcgcaactaaatattcataaggatTTACGAGTCACGGGtgcacatatatttgcaacaattgtaaagttaaggatgtagtaacttgcctttTCAAGATTCTGAGATTATTGAATCTTGATGGTACGAGCCTTTCCTTTCGCCTAGGAACCTACACATAATATTAACCTCGTCACTAAATGGCActttaagtctaatttatattacacgCGCCTATTCTCTAGTTACGTATCCTAATATCTCTATTATTAGCTAACTATCGCTATAAGAGTCATTACACGTATTTAACTATAAGTATACATGATTATTTAgacaattaacataatcatgtaatcacatactccacatagtcacataatttacatagtcacataatgacatggcatgatttattatatatatatatatatatatatatatatatatatcatatactatatacttaaactcctaaacacataagcaagtaACACATAAAGACTTATTCCTAAACTTCTAAACTCCCTATACTGACCTTATCTTAGTTCTAAAGGTGCTTGCAAAAACTCAGAccttatacccttgacaatcatgcaagagttgcacttacaactctccaatggctctctaaggttgctctcagttacttagtgaaaataagatgctctaactagggccttcactctaatttaCTCCTAATAGGTTTCTAAGACTCTAAACTTACTTGTGGAATTGATACAATACAAAGGCCTCACACAATTTGGtttaaaatgttcaaagggcacagtgaggttctctgttgcaacctctttgcactacctgcatcctaactgaTATAACTTGATGTGTACTAAGTGATTTCCTACAAAATCAATTCCTATGGATTCCCAACTCTTAAGGCTATctctcagacttggtttcactccaaggccctatctgaaacttcccaggttattactcaaagttgacactgctgaaaactaccctgtttcccaactgccttgTGTTTTCTGATTTTAAACTCTATTTTCTCACTAGGTTTTGGGTTCTAATGGTTTGttaggcttcctaagggttcactaagctcagttaagccaagtccccatgaaggcctcactcatgacaaggtgaaaacctcacaagaacacagattactcaattctgccctgttttggggtaGCTACTGTTTTGGGTATGTATACCTATCTAAATGAAGGGGCTTTGGTGATTTAAGGCTACTGGAATCATGACTAAGCTCACTCTCAACTCCTGGACACTCGGGACAAGCAAAACGCAACCATATTAACACCAAAACTCCTAGTTTCTATGTGCAAAAATtctgtccagtgctagtgtgtgcctccttccaccttatcacccatcttaacaccattcaacaacaaccaagccaacaactctactctataatctatatacaactactgtatagccttatacaagaaattacaacacaaatcaagcctcaaaaatcacattaccgaaGCAACAAAATCTcagcagagcagagcagattgGTTTTCAACATTTTTAAGCATGATTTCGATATAATACtgcatataaaatcacataatacatcaaaactgaatatgactaatcatggcacgtcttatactagcattttatggcataaaccgaggcatgcattgatcaaaaaaccagtttaaaagtgacaaaatcagcatacactttatactatgaaaGTCATGGCATAAAAGCACTTAACTTCAAATCTTTTGCACAAATCATAACATGAAAGtatcaaagctttgtaaaacattATATAACAGATTAAGGACTCTTTAAAGATCACATGCAAGCCTCCGTTTTGTCAAGAAAACCATTTTACAAAAGGGGTTCCATTCGGCTCCTTAGAGTCATTGCCGAATGGGTGAGCTTCAAGGGTGTGGCTTGACAATGGGGGCATTACACCTCCTCAAGACCACTCCTTTGCCCAAGCTTTAAGCCACCATGATTCCAACTCTAGATTCACATGAATCAAAGTTGAAAATTTCGGCTTAGTGACATGCAAGAactcaaactaaccttaaatggaagcttgtgactaggagatgatttttctctcttggatgaGTGGTAAATTATGTGTGTATATGGAGTTATGAAAAGAAATGTACAAGGGTTTTGGGAGGGGGTTTCTACTCAactgaaatgagagagagggaggagagtttggtgggtttgattttgtgtgtagtGTAGTGTAGGAAATGATGAAGTCTTGTGCTTTTGACTAGACTAGAAGTGAGTGGATTTGGGTAGTTACAAATCTATCCTTCTAGTGGATTTAGGTGAGAATGCATGAAAAGTTTTAgtggtaattacaagagtcaaaGAGGGTGAATGgtcggtcatgcccttggacCCTATTCTCcaccaaaatgcatgcaagggtactagtgtaatcttataattattaaaagtatgaataaaatgaatggattttaataaataaactacaattccataaatcatcaaattaatactataaatactatgagattctacaagtttaacaaaatcatgattgaaaatttttggacaaagaaatatttttaaaagcattttcaagtattacactctaatatataatctatgtaattaaagaatttacacacaataatacacGTAATAATTCACAACGAAACGACTTTGCACTACAATTATATACGTATATCATATCACATAATCGCTCGCATTACAATTTACCACTAATTACGAttatctctactattattaaatcgcgtagtcgtaactattaaattaacaccgaatcgtgcaagataattaatcgcgtagcgaaatCTCTCGCATACGACTTTCTAAACACGAAATAgaatctaattatgccatcaagtcatgtataaatctcaattatcactaaatcgcgtaacaagaaatcttactcgcgtacaaaatatatcgcgtagaaattatattagtgatacttgcaataccacataacatgaaaatatataaacacttATTTAACGATTCCACGTATTCGACATAATGACATAGAATATAAGTATCGTGCTTATGAATTAGTTCGAAATTACCGGTTGTTTCAGAAACGACGCCTGAAGTCAGTTCCCGACCCTCCAAAGTTTTTGCGGGCGGTCTGTAGCAAATGCACCACTTTCGGGTTTAACTTTAAAATAGAGTTAAAATATTGAGCAAAAGTGCCCAGCAAGTATATAATATCCAACCCAACAGTAAATCATAAATAGTATGTAAAGCATGGCAATAATATCAAGAATGTAACATGCTTTAAAGATTAATCAACACAGTATGATTTAAGCAAAACAGTTTCATATTTATGGAATTGGAAACAGATAAGACGCTACGAGCTAAgatgggtgatcagcccacgacAAAGCTCTGAACCCGCATATCCAATAcgagttctcaaatataaaggaTCCTAGGCACACTTTGGCTTTATATaaacatcaggctccccgctacagATGTTTGTAAATGTAATGGTGACTAGCGCCTCAGTCATAAAAACATTTTTCAACCAATTCCCTTTTTAAAACAGATAattcaaatcattttaaaactatAAATCATTGTTGCAAAACAACTTTGGAATTCTACTATGCCAAGTATTCTCTCAAGGGAATGATAATTCATAAAGAAAGATAATATGAATTATTTATGACAAGACTGGGAAATAGCTATTGAGGGTTAAGTGTTTAGGTTCTTATTTAGGTTCATATGACAACCAAGTGAAGTGGTCTATTAGG
This region includes:
- the LOC135150380 gene encoding uncharacterized protein LOC135150380; the encoded protein is MAPKRARGRPTNNRENEEEGNRNANQNPDIAQLLELEIEKAFALTNVGDNQKVEYATYFLKGESNYWWETAKALEPEGIITWDRFKRIFLDKYFPCYMQTQMEMKFFELKQDNMTVGEYEKKFTELSRFMGEYVDSEEKRAKRFQQGLKPWLRSRVAAFELTTYAEVLQKSMVIEGESEQN